The genomic DNA AAGCCTATTTTATCTACAGATGGTGGTACTTCAGATGGACGATTTATTGCTAAACTTAATTCACAAATAATAGAATTAGGTTTGCTTAATAAGACTATTCATAAAGTTAATGAGTGCGTAAAAATATCTGATTTAAAAATATTAACTTTAATTTATGAAAATATTATAAAAAAGTTACTTGTATAAAATAACAATAATTTTTTCTATTTTATTGAATAGAATACAGATTATCTAAAAGATAATCTGCATCATCATATATAAATAAATTTTTTTATATTTTAGATAATTTATACAGGAGGAAATATATCATTGTTTTCTTTTTTTAAATCTTCTTCTGTATAAGGTATTTTATATTCTTGATCTTCATTAGGAATACTAATTCCTTTTGGAACAATTAATTTTTTAAGTTGTTTTTGATTATTTTCATTAAGCAAAATATTCTGATTTTTTTGCATAATATTTAAATTGCAAGAAGTTACTAAAAATATAATAAAAATCTTTAAAATAATTATTTTTTTTAGATAAAAAAACTTGTTTTTATTAAAATTTAGCATATTTTAGAGCTTTTTCAAGTTGAATTTTTCCAGCAGATGAAATTGGAGTCATTGGTAGTCGAAGTGTATCATTTTTTATTAGACCCATTTTTTTAGCCAGCCATTTAATTGGAATCGGATTTGATTCTATAAATAATGATTCGTGTAATAAAGATAATCGTTCATTTATTCGTCTTGCGTTAATAAAATCACCTTTTAATGCATATAAACACATTTTTGTCATTTCCTTAGCCGCAATATTTGCTGTTACTGATATTACTCCTTGTCCACCTAATTGTATAAAATCTAATGCTGTTGCATCATCTCCGCTAATCAACAAAAAATTATTTTTGACTATTTTTTTAATTTGATTAATTCTTGATAAATCTCCAGTTGCTTCTTTTATCCCAATAATGTTATTAAATTTAGATAACCGAGAAATAGTTTGTGGAAGTAAATCACATCCAGTACGGCTTGGTACATTATATAAAATTTGTGGTAATTCTGTATGCTCTGAAATCGCTTTGAAATGTTGATATAATCCTTCTTGAGTAGGTTTATTATAATATGGAGTTACAGTAAGACAAGCAGAAATACCTGATTTTTCAAATCTTTTAGTTAATAATATAGCTTCATTTGTTGCATTAGCACCTGTTCCTGCAATAATAGGAATTCGTTTATCTGCCATTTCTAATGTTAACATTACAACTTTAATATGTTCTTCTTGACTTAAAGTGGCTGACTCTCCGGTTGTTCCGACAGAAACAATTGCTGTGGTTTTGTTTAATACATGATAGTCAATTAAATTTTTTAAACTAGAATGACAGATTTCGCCTGATTTATTCATTGGTGTAATTAAAGCTACCATACTTCCTGTGAACATTATTTTTATTTCCCTCCATAAAAATATTTTATGGTATTTTATTCAATGTTTAAAATGAATGAAATAAAATTATATATGTAATATATTTAAAATTATTGTTAATAAATTTAATTTTTTTTATTGTTATTAATATGGTTTTAATATTAAATTAATTAATGATATACTTTAAAAAATTACTTTTAAACATTCAATTAAGATTTATTTATTTTCATGTTAAAATGTTTTTAAATTATTTTTAATTTAAATTGATTTGTTTATTAAAAGTTAAATTTTAGCTAAATTGTTTGTAAAAATGAGCAATAAAAAAAATATTTTTTACAATCGACAGTATAAATTATCAATTATTTATAAAGTTAGTGTATTTTAAAAAAATTAAATTATATTGATTTAAATAAAAAAATATAAATCGAAATAAACATATAAATAAATTTATCAAATTTTTACTATTATTTTATTCGTGCTGCTAAAATATACATATATTTTAGCAGCATAATAAAAAAAATTATTTTTTTGTAATGATATATTAATTAATTGTTTTATCACATTGAGCTCTAAATCTTAATATATGATCCATAATAACAATAGCAACCATCGCTTCAGTTATTGGAACAGCTCTAATTCCTACACATGGATCATGTCGACCTTTTACAGTTATTTCTGTTTTTTTGTTATCTATATTAACTGTTTGTCCTTTTATTCGTATACTTGAAGTAGGTTTGAACGCTGTTTTTAATATAATATTTTCTCCATTACTAATACCTCCTAAAATTCCTCCGCAATGGTTACTTTTAAATCCAGATGGAGTAATTTCATCTCGATTTTGGCTCCCTTTTTGATTAATAACTAAAAAACCATCTCCAATTTCTACTCCTTTAACCGCATTAATACTCATTAATGCATGTGCTAAATCTGCATCTATTCGATCAAAAACTGGTTCACCAAGTCCTATAGGAATATTTTCAGCAATAATTGTTATTTCAGCTCCGATTGAATCACCTAGTTTTTTTAGTTGTTTAATCAATTGTTTTATATCTTCATTTTTCTTTGAATTAGCGCAAAAAAATGGATTATTATTAACCTCTTCCCATGATTCAAAAGAACATGTAATATGACCTATTTTTGAAAGATATGCTCTTATTATAATTCCATATTTGTTTTTTAGATATTTCTTCGC from Buchnera aphidicola (Aphis aurantii) includes the following:
- the dapA gene encoding 4-hydroxy-tetrahydrodipicolinate synthase, yielding MFTGSMVALITPMNKSGEICHSSLKNLIDYHVLNKTTAIVSVGTTGESATLSQEEHIKVVMLTLEMADKRIPIIAGTGANATNEAILLTKRFEKSGISACLTVTPYYNKPTQEGLYQHFKAISEHTELPQILYNVPSRTGCDLLPQTISRLSKFNNIIGIKEATGDLSRINQIKKIVKNNFLLISGDDATALDFIQLGGQGVISVTANIAAKEMTKMCLYALKGDFINARRINERLSLLHESLFIESNPIPIKWLAKKMGLIKNDTLRLPMTPISSAGKIQLEKALKYAKF
- the aroC gene encoding chorismate synthase, with amino-acid sequence MAGNTIGKIFCVTTFGESHGEALGCIVDGVPPGLKLSSHDLQIDLNRRKPGTSRYTTQRCEEDKIHILSGVFNGITTGTSIGLMIKNNDQRSQDYTEIKNLFRPGHADYTYEKKYGIRDYRGGGRSSARETAMRVAAGGIAKKYLKNKYGIIIRAYLSKIGHITCSFESWEEVNNNPFFCANSKKNEDIKQLIKQLKKLGDSIGAEITIIAENIPIGLGEPVFDRIDADLAHALMSINAVKGVEIGDGFLVINQKGSQNRDEITPSGFKSNHCGGILGGISNGENIILKTAFKPTSSIRIKGQTVNIDNKKTEITVKGRHDPCVGIRAVPITEAMVAIVIMDHILRFRAQCDKTIN